The following coding sequences are from one Gossypium hirsutum isolate 1008001.06 chromosome A12, Gossypium_hirsutum_v2.1, whole genome shotgun sequence window:
- the LOC107933165 gene encoding dof zinc finger protein DOF5.7, whose protein sequence is MIQELLGGSSGFHFGGTAGRRISITGTILDGTLASSPAPSPSTTSSSTTTTNSTASAAKSDQTQNLRCPRCDSSNTKFCYYNNYNLTQPRHFCKTCRRYWTKGGALRNVPIGGGCRKNKNTTTAASVSTSMGKSSAAKMKTVVSDIGRTGLGNGFDHDLQSSPILWASPQSSHLLALLRTTPNPNANTLSTNNPVSIKEEVSLLGSHAMNEPAVANAALNARTLGLDPLSQVPSLGLCSPFWKNNQHQAQQQHQSNNNNGSFLLGEVQNTGFQELYQRLKSSSNYYSDSSAVVLSNVGSSSSSSTVLESAPVAGGELGYWNPAFSSSWSDLPTTNGAYP, encoded by the coding sequence ATGATTCAAGAACTCCTAGGAGGCTCTTCTGGCTTTCATTTTGGAGGTACTGCTGGGAGAAGAATCTCTATCACTGGAACCATTTTGGATGGAACCCTGGCTTCTTCTCCAGCACCATCTCCTTCAACAACTTCGTCATCAACTACAACTACTAACTCTACAGCTTCAGCAGCAAAGTCTGATCAGACCCAGAATTTGAGGTGCCCCAGATGTGATTCCTCCAACACCAAGTTTTGTTATTACAACAACTACAATCTCACCCAGCCTCGTCACTTTTGCAAGACTTGTCGTCGGTATTGGACCAAAGGAGGTGCTCTTAGGAATGTTCCTATTGGAGGTGGATGTAGGAAAAACAAGAACACTACTACTGCTGCTTCTGTTTCAACATCTATGGGAAAATCAAGTGCTGCTAAGATGAAAACTGTAGTGTCTGATATTGGAAGAACTGGTCTTGGAAATGGGTTCGATCATGACCTTCAATCTAGTCCAATCCTTTGGGCTTCACCTCAGAGTTCTCATCTTCTAGCCTTATTGAGAACTACCCCAAACCCTAACGCTAACACTTTGTCCACTAATAATCCTGTTAGTATTAAGGAAGAGGTGAGCTTGCTTGGATCGCATGCAATGAACGAGCCAGCTGTTGCAAATGCTGCGTTAAATGCTCGAACCCTAGGTTTGGATCCCCTTAGCCAGGTCCCTTCTCTAGGACTTTGCAGCCCTTTTTGGAAAAACAATCAACACCAAGCTCAACAGCAACATcagagtaataataataatggatcGTTCCTACTAGGTGAAGTTCAAAATACAGGATTTCAAGAACTGTATCAGAGGttgaaatcatcatcaaattattACTCTGATAGCTCCGCAGTAGTTCTAAGCAATGTGGGttcctcttcatcttcttcaacagtTTTGGAGTCAGCTCCAGTTGCAGGTGGAGAACTGGGTTACTGGAATCCTGCATTTTCATCATCATGGTCTGATCTCCCAACAACTAATGGTGCATATCCGTAA